CTTTTTGGCTCGGTCTCCCCGCCGCTACCGTAGTCACTTTCGTTTGCCTTGGCATTCCGGCCCTGGCGTTGTGCAAGTAAGTTCTGGTAGTTTTCGATGCGTTGGTTTAGCTCGTTTACAAATTCTGTGTATTTAGCTTCGCCGTTTACTATAATGAGTGCATTGATGCGGTCGGTAATGGTGCGGAAGGTAGCATCAATTTCGGTGCGCACTTCCTTCATACGTAATTGGGTTTTCCCTGCTTCTTCGGTATAACGTTCTTTTTTCAGGGTATCGAAGGCTGTGTTATTAGCCTGCAGTTCGTTAATCCAGTCGCTGATTCCCGTTAAGGCGGCGTCGGAAGCATAAGTAGTCCGTAGGTCGGTTATCAAAGCGGCGATGGCGGCGGTTTCTTCGTCGTAGGGTTTCAGGGTAAGGTTGCCATAATGGTCGAGCGCGACTTGCAGGCGGGCGGCGGCTTCTTTTAC
The window above is part of the Lentimicrobiaceae bacterium genome. Proteins encoded here:
- a CDS encoding DUF6261 family protein, yielding MAIRKIHLINLRNEEHYQFQTDFKGLVDRYTPAALGIEVAYAVYLALYGDEGTALDLIRKSAVTEKITEADLLRDITFRGLRDAVKAAGNHFNPSVKEAAARLQVALDHYGNLTLKPYDEETAAIAALITDLRTTYASDAALTGISDWINELQANNTAFDTLKKERYTEEAGKTQLRMKEVRTEIDATFRTITDRINALIIVNGEAKYTEFVNELNQRIENYQNLLAQRQGRNAKANESDYGSGGETEPKSN